A portion of the Triticum dicoccoides isolate Atlit2015 ecotype Zavitan unplaced genomic scaffold, WEW_v2.0 scaffold194322, whole genome shotgun sequence genome contains these proteins:
- the LOC119344942 gene encoding auxin-responsive protein SAUR36-like, with the protein MAGAKRLSQLAKKWQRVEALGRKRLTGSAKEDQDCCSFVPAKGHCVMYTADGRRFEVPLVYLSTTVFGELLRMSQEEFGFANKGKITLPCDAAVMEYVMCLLRRNASTEVESALLSSMVTSCHYTGCAMPTVGASQQICCL; encoded by the coding sequence ATGGCCGGTGCCAAGAGACTTTCTCAACTGGCAAAGAAGTGGCAGAGGGTGGAAGCACTCGGGAGGAAGAGGCTCACAGGGTCAGCCAAAGAGGATCAAGACTGCTGCAGTTTTGTACCAGCCAAGGGCCACTGTGTCATGTACACGGCCGACGGGAGGCGTTTCGAGGTGCCCTTGGTGTACCTCAGCACCACGGTCTTCGGCGAGCTCCTGAGGATGTCTCAGGAGGAGTTTGGCTTTGCAAACAAAGGCAAGATCACACTGCCTTGTGATGCTGCAGTGATGGAGTATGTCATGTGCTTGCTCAGGAGAAACGCCTCCACCGAGGTCGAGAGTGCATTGCTCAGCTCTATGGTGACGTCTTGCCACTACACTGGCTGCGCCATGCCTACTGTTGGAGCCAGCCAACAGATTTGCTGTTTGTAG